A window of Cottoperca gobio chromosome 16, fCotGob3.1, whole genome shotgun sequence contains these coding sequences:
- the LOC115021615 gene encoding uncharacterized protein LOC115021615 isoform X1: MATASVIALSFLLTTALSAPVKVDEDTMILFHGEDFHIMLPSLALEVDFRNRSAPRSGDVFLMRGGIVVNGRAKLNRHLSHLIIDAVGEGDEGVYTVRNLQKEEDVKRITLIVRDCANEVIIKYGSVYNIPLVGVTPPITLEYRPSAVEANQTSRPALVLLTSTGLSRDGYQGRISVSERDVTLSAVTGADEGSYTVRDAEGDIQKKMCLNVKEHQNFVTLPHGKTLKIHLIINSSLVHLYYTPESDRTPHLLMDKGEFTSARAELGFEDRLSMEGSWVFLDQVKSADIGQFQITDILGFPVSTIHLQLQPYKLESLYVAIIAMLGLLVFLLLVCLLSCLIKVKKRAKRGAALEKIAHKSDKEEEGEAFRQVGGTNVVKNITKLSEDSKHSQADNTEKSQSTEVDIKGLEVSSKEVGVGNLDTSDSGVGFNTALPLDTDTDAPDQNLDSVAVSISVASETKPSPPPAAAAESKPSAPPALEIKSSPVAETKSHPEPETKKTPDQPVEATLDVPKPADVKLSPASSPEPKAGLSPADPKPAPSPSLEPKSPAAKATTPTPERKSALTPTPESPKPTTPEPITNGTPEPGPDSKTSPDHADIIGAPKAAPPKTPEVEPKSSGAGKDGAVAEDSTTTTTT; the protein is encoded by the exons ATGGCGACAGCCAGTGTGATCGCGTTGAGCTTCCTGCTCACCACAG CTCTTTCTGCGCCCGTGAAAG TTGACGAGGACACCATGATCTTGTTCCACGGGGAGGACTTCCACATCATGCTGCCGTCACTCGCGTTGGAGGTCGACTTTCGGAACCGCTCTGCTCCACGGTCGGGCGACGTGTTCCTGATGCGGGGCGGCATCGTGGTCAACGGCCGAGCCAAGCTCAACCGTCACCTCAGCCACCTCATCATAGACGCCGTGGGCGAGGGAGACGAGGGCGTGTACACCGTCAGGAACCTACAGAAGGAGGAGGACGTCAAACGCATTACGCTTATAGTCCGAG ATTGCGCCAACGAAGTGATCATTAAATATGGAAGCGTCTACAATATTCCGCTGGTAGGGGTGACTCCTCCCATCACCCTGGAGTACAGGCCCAGTGCTGTGGAGGCCAACCAGACATCTAG ACCTGCTCTGGTGCTGCTGACCAGCACAGGGTTGTCCCGGGACGGCTACCAGGGTCGCATCAGCGTCAGCGAGCGCGACGTCACCCTCAGTGCTGTCACAGGTGCAGACGAAGGTAGCTACACTGTCCGGGATGCCGAAGGTGATATCCAGAAGAAAATGTGTCTCAACGTCAAAG AGCACCAAAACTTTGTGACCTTGCCACACGGCAAAACGCTGAAGATCCACCTGATAATCAACAGCTCCCTGGTTCACCTCTACTACACCCCCGAGTCGGACCGCACACCCCATCTGCTGATGGACAAGGGAGAATTTACAAGT GCCCGAGCGGAGCTGGGTTTCGAGGACCGTCTCTCTATGGAGGGCTCGTGGGTTTTTCTGGATCAGGTCAAGAGTGCAGATATCGGCCAGTTCCAAATTACTGACATCCTGGGGTTCCCTGTGTCCACCATCCACCTGCAACTACAAC CCTACAAGCTGGAGTCACTGTACGTGGCCATCATCGCCATGTTGGGTCTGCTGGTTTTCCTTCTGCTGGTTTGTCTGCTGTCCTGCCTGATCAAAGTGAAGAAGAGGGCGAAGAggggtgctgccctggagaagaTCGCCCATAAAtcagacaaagaggaagagggagaggccTTCAGACAGGTTGGAGGGACAAAT GTGGTGAAGAACATCACCAAACTCAGTGAGGACTCCAAACATTCGCAGGCCGACAATACAGAGAAATCTCAGAGCACTGAGGTGGACATCAAA GGTCTGGAGGTTTCCTCTAAGGAGGTTGGGGTCGGTAACCTAGACACCAGTGACTCTGGCGTCGGATTCAACACTGCCCTCCCACTGGACACTGACACCGATGCCCCCGATCAGAACCTCGACTCTGTGGCTGTTAGCATCTCCGTTGCCTCTGAAACCAAACCAAGTCCACCgcctgctgccgctgctgaGTCCAAGCCAAGCGCTCCACCAGCTTTGGAAATTAAGTCCAGTCCAGTAGCTGAAACTAAATCCCACCCAGAACCCGAGACCAAGAAAACCCCCGATCAGCCTGTGGAAGCGACGCTGGACGTGCCCAAACCAGCCGATGTTAAGCTCAGCCCAGCCTCGAGCCCCGAGCCCAAGGCTGGTCTGAGTCCAGCTGATCCAAAGCCCGCACCCAGCCCGAGCCTGGAGCCTAAATCACCTGCTGCTAAAGCCACCACTCCAACACCTGAAAGGAAAAGTGCCCTGACTCCCACACCCGAGTCTCCAAAGCCAACCACACCAGAACCCATTACCAACGGCACGCCTGAGCCAGGTCCGGATTCCAAAACGAGCCCAGATCACGCCGATATTATCGGAGCCCCAAAAGCAGCTCCGCCTAAAACCCCAGAAGTGGAGCCGAAATCTAGCGGTGCCGGCAAAGACGGCGCCGTGGCTGAGGAttcaaccaccaccaccaccacctga
- the LOC115021615 gene encoding uncharacterized protein LOC115021615 isoform X2, with translation MATASVIALSFLLTTALSAPVKVDEDTMILFHGEDFHIMLPSLALEVDFRNRSAPRSGDVFLMRGGIVVNGRAKLNRHLSHLIIDAVGEGDEGVYTVRNLQKEEDVKRITLIVRDCANEVIIKYGSVYNIPLVGVTPPITLEYRPSAVEANQTSRPALVLLTSTGLSRDGYQGRISVSERDVTLSAVTGADEGSYTVRDAEGDIQKKMCLNVKEHQNFVTLPHGKTLKIHLIINSSLVHLYYTPESDRTPHLLMDKGEFTSARAELGFEDRLSMEGSWVFLDQVKSADIGQFQITDILGFPVSTIHLQLQPYKLESLYVAIIAMLGLLVFLLLVCLLSCLIKVKKRAKRGAALEKIAHKSDKEEEGEAFRQVVKNITKLSEDSKHSQADNTEKSQSTEVDIKGLEVSSKEVGVGNLDTSDSGVGFNTALPLDTDTDAPDQNLDSVAVSISVASETKPSPPPAAAAESKPSAPPALEIKSSPVAETKSHPEPETKKTPDQPVEATLDVPKPADVKLSPASSPEPKAGLSPADPKPAPSPSLEPKSPAAKATTPTPERKSALTPTPESPKPTTPEPITNGTPEPGPDSKTSPDHADIIGAPKAAPPKTPEVEPKSSGAGKDGAVAEDSTTTTTT, from the exons ATGGCGACAGCCAGTGTGATCGCGTTGAGCTTCCTGCTCACCACAG CTCTTTCTGCGCCCGTGAAAG TTGACGAGGACACCATGATCTTGTTCCACGGGGAGGACTTCCACATCATGCTGCCGTCACTCGCGTTGGAGGTCGACTTTCGGAACCGCTCTGCTCCACGGTCGGGCGACGTGTTCCTGATGCGGGGCGGCATCGTGGTCAACGGCCGAGCCAAGCTCAACCGTCACCTCAGCCACCTCATCATAGACGCCGTGGGCGAGGGAGACGAGGGCGTGTACACCGTCAGGAACCTACAGAAGGAGGAGGACGTCAAACGCATTACGCTTATAGTCCGAG ATTGCGCCAACGAAGTGATCATTAAATATGGAAGCGTCTACAATATTCCGCTGGTAGGGGTGACTCCTCCCATCACCCTGGAGTACAGGCCCAGTGCTGTGGAGGCCAACCAGACATCTAG ACCTGCTCTGGTGCTGCTGACCAGCACAGGGTTGTCCCGGGACGGCTACCAGGGTCGCATCAGCGTCAGCGAGCGCGACGTCACCCTCAGTGCTGTCACAGGTGCAGACGAAGGTAGCTACACTGTCCGGGATGCCGAAGGTGATATCCAGAAGAAAATGTGTCTCAACGTCAAAG AGCACCAAAACTTTGTGACCTTGCCACACGGCAAAACGCTGAAGATCCACCTGATAATCAACAGCTCCCTGGTTCACCTCTACTACACCCCCGAGTCGGACCGCACACCCCATCTGCTGATGGACAAGGGAGAATTTACAAGT GCCCGAGCGGAGCTGGGTTTCGAGGACCGTCTCTCTATGGAGGGCTCGTGGGTTTTTCTGGATCAGGTCAAGAGTGCAGATATCGGCCAGTTCCAAATTACTGACATCCTGGGGTTCCCTGTGTCCACCATCCACCTGCAACTACAAC CCTACAAGCTGGAGTCACTGTACGTGGCCATCATCGCCATGTTGGGTCTGCTGGTTTTCCTTCTGCTGGTTTGTCTGCTGTCCTGCCTGATCAAAGTGAAGAAGAGGGCGAAGAggggtgctgccctggagaagaTCGCCCATAAAtcagacaaagaggaagagggagaggccTTCAGACAG GTGGTGAAGAACATCACCAAACTCAGTGAGGACTCCAAACATTCGCAGGCCGACAATACAGAGAAATCTCAGAGCACTGAGGTGGACATCAAA GGTCTGGAGGTTTCCTCTAAGGAGGTTGGGGTCGGTAACCTAGACACCAGTGACTCTGGCGTCGGATTCAACACTGCCCTCCCACTGGACACTGACACCGATGCCCCCGATCAGAACCTCGACTCTGTGGCTGTTAGCATCTCCGTTGCCTCTGAAACCAAACCAAGTCCACCgcctgctgccgctgctgaGTCCAAGCCAAGCGCTCCACCAGCTTTGGAAATTAAGTCCAGTCCAGTAGCTGAAACTAAATCCCACCCAGAACCCGAGACCAAGAAAACCCCCGATCAGCCTGTGGAAGCGACGCTGGACGTGCCCAAACCAGCCGATGTTAAGCTCAGCCCAGCCTCGAGCCCCGAGCCCAAGGCTGGTCTGAGTCCAGCTGATCCAAAGCCCGCACCCAGCCCGAGCCTGGAGCCTAAATCACCTGCTGCTAAAGCCACCACTCCAACACCTGAAAGGAAAAGTGCCCTGACTCCCACACCCGAGTCTCCAAAGCCAACCACACCAGAACCCATTACCAACGGCACGCCTGAGCCAGGTCCGGATTCCAAAACGAGCCCAGATCACGCCGATATTATCGGAGCCCCAAAAGCAGCTCCGCCTAAAACCCCAGAAGTGGAGCCGAAATCTAGCGGTGCCGGCAAAGACGGCGCCGTGGCTGAGGAttcaaccaccaccaccaccacctga